In Garra rufa chromosome 14, GarRuf1.0, whole genome shotgun sequence, the genomic stretch GGTAACTGAATGTCGTTTGTGGAATTAAAAACACGAACATAATGAAGTCACATGACAAATGCAATAAGGTCATGTGACAACAATGTAGCATACTactgtgaaatgttttgttgttgCATAGTTCTTATTTTTTAGTATGTAGTATTTTAAACAGTGCTACTACTCAAGTCCAAATGTATcgctttttcaaaatatttcaccaAAATATAACAACTTCCACATCTGAACCGACTTTCTCCTTAGATTGGCGTCAccacccttgtgaaaaagaagtgcaatttacagtgccttgcagaaGTATTTAGTTTTTTCATGTTaatctgctttaaattactttttccccccattaatctacacttcatacactattatgacaaagcaaaaacataattgtcacaacttcgtaaatgtatttaaaaaaaaaactaaataagtacattgcataagtattcatacccttaactcagcacTGAAGCACCTGtatagcctcaagtctttttgggtaatCTTtgtacatcagcatttggcaattatctgccattttctcctaacctcttcacctctcaagctctttcAAGTTGGATGGGGGCAAACGCACATTAATTTCCAGggtctggctgggccactcaaggacatgtgtgcttagggtcattgtcctgttggaaggtgaaccttctgcccagtctgaggttctgaatgctctggactgggttttcatgaaggctatctctatattttgctgtgtgtcttcactgaggagaggattgagtcttgccacaccaccataaagcccagatcggtggagtgctGCAGTGATATTTGTCgttatgatcatggagctcaactaaagtgaccatcaggatcctggtcaccactctaaccaaagctcttctccatcaattgctcaattTGGCCAGCTATAGGAAAAAGGCCAGCTCTAAGAAAAGTCCTGGTGGTTTCAaattctgtgaaccttcaatgcagcagatttttttttttctaaactcttccgAAGATCTGTGGCTttatgcaatcctgtttctgagctctaacAGGCtctacaagttttttttttcttttttttttttctgatatgcattttcagctgttagaccttttattaagttGTGTGTGCCTTACCAAAACATACCCATTCAACTGAATTTGCAaaaggttaacttcactcgaagcgTTTactctacaagcaatatgaatgctcctgagcaaaatgtcaactgtcccagataaaggtatgaatacttatgcaatgtaagttttttttatttttattaattttgcaaagatgttaaaaacctatttttgctTTGGCATTATGGAGTATGGAAAtggaaataatatactttaaaatagcaTACTCAAGTgtgaactgaatgtaatgtttttagaCACATAAAGTGCATGCTATTTACAGTTAAATaacaatgtattataattttagtttatatacatttcaaTGCAATTAGTTGAACTAGAGTGCTTTTTGACTCACTTAAGTAAGActgtaatttcataattactttTATTGTCTTGGTTAAAGTTTACTACCGAATGTATTGATAAGCATTCatggtaaactaaaatatactatAGTCTTGTATTacatgcatttaaatatatttgtaattacacatttgcaATGATAAACCTAAAATtgagtacatttaaaatatattaacttcaTCAGTACTTCACCAGCACATTAGCATGTTAGTTAACACATTAGAATAAGTGACCTTGTTTTAGTGATTACATAAATGATTATTCAGATTATTTTTACATTGCAACAACAtgcactgttaaaaaatgtattcaaatgtgTCATTAAAGTGCACTCTCTTCAAGTATGCTTAAGTGgccttttaatttgattaatattGTACTACCTgcaagtacagtttttttttgtattttaagatTAGAAaaacactacaagtgcacatttaaGATAAATCTTTCTCATTTTTCAGCTTTTCCTCTCAAATCGTCCAACTCAGATTGTTTTATCTCATTGAACATgatatttcactttaaaatagAACACTTTACAGAAATATGATAGTTAATGCATGCCTTTTCATGCAACTCAAGACTAGCTGCTCGAAGTTTTAAACTTCCAATTTGCATTGAGACTCGTATAGCATTTTAGATTCTTTACCATATATAAGAGCTTATGTGTAATACTCATAATTGTATTTCAATGCATACATTCAATgccttttttaataaaaaaaaaaggtttgttaaCCTAGTTAGCTGAATCAAATGAAACACATCACATCAGCTGCATAAATGTTTTAGTCCATGTGTTCAGCCCAGAGGCTCTGAAAGCTTTGATCGCTGCTGTAGTCCAACAACACAAAACACCAAAATCAAATAGGCCCTGTTCACATCTGCTCCATACTTTCACTATGTCACATCATCATGGTTCTATCCCCGATCATTTCATGACAAGATCCTTTCATCCATGCCCGGCTGTTTGCCAGTCCAGAGCATTTGCTGCCTGTCTCCAATACTGAATGCATGATATGGAGGCAGGGCTGTGTGTTGAGCATTCTGTTCTTTTTGAGGAAGGCCAGAAAAAGCTGATGGCAATCTAAGAGGATTGAACCAAAGTCGATGAGTGAGCCACCACAACGATGAGCCAGTTGGCTATGGGACCTGGACTCATGTATATTTCACGAGAAGAAGCGACACTAGAGTGTGGCATTGAAGTTTCACTGAAACTTGCTTCTGGATTTCAGGCAAAAGTTTCCACATTTGAGAGTGTAATTATTCACAATGCAGTACAATTTGAATGAATAAGTTCAActgactttaaaataaataattgaatcagaaatgaaaattcaattttttttctctcaagcATGCTGTTACGTATAGATTCTTCCATTTTCTTCTTCACAAGGAAAATGGTCATTTATGGAGGCAACCATAAAAGCGTCATATGAAAGTAGTCCATATGATGACAAAATggcataattaatttattttacttattatttCATTCTCAGACCAATTTCCCAAATTGAACAGAAACactttgtttccagccaaaatatcttacaattcttaaatcaggaaggattttctagacgagcaaaagtcaaagtcaaaattaagtgtgtttttgcttgaaacaagcaaaataaactGCCAAtgaagtaagaaaaataatcttgttttctgtttgaaataagatttgttTGACttgtgacttgtttttttttctgaaaacaagaaaacctTTCTTttctcaaaaggttctttgtggtgaaagaaggttattcagattataaaaaaggtaagaaagagatggttcttcaaagaacctttgactaaatggctctttgtggaagcaaaaatggttcttctatggcatctctgtgaagaaccttttaaagtttcttacaaaatgaaatattttgagaccaaTAGTTCTAcacatacagtgccctccacttaTATTGGCACTcctggtaaatatgagcaaaagtggatgtgaaaataaatctgcataatttatccttttgatctttcattcaaaaaattcacaaaattctaacctgtcattgaagtaaaactaTAGAACCTAGGGGCAAAATCTCAttgtgaaataaatgtttttctctagttcacgttggccactattattggcacccaattattgcaacatccttttcccaagataacagttctgagttttctccaacaatgtctaatgagcttggagaacacctgacaagagaataatccttcaaacagaatctctctagattctccagaatctctctcttcccagcttcatgttggttgGTGCTTCttttcttcagtttctatacagggttcaggtcagggaactgggatggccatggtagaagcttcattctgtgctcagtgacacaattttgtgttgatctTGATGTTGGTTTTGGGTCAtcatcctgctggaagatgcaaccatggcccattataagatttctaacagaggcagtcaggttttgattttttatctgctggtatttgatagaatccatgaagccatgtatctaaacaagatgtccaggacctcccaGAAGAACAGGTCCacaaagacccagcagtatttttaattgttctattttgtgaagctcaacaaacttgttctgcacatcagaactacattctttggttttacttcttgtgatggatgattaagggaatttggcttttgtgttcctcatatttataatcctctagaacagaaagtcatggctggacaattttatactcctagccaccctggtgtcctaaaaaaaattgtaatattaatgggaatatactttagagatattttacttagattgtggccaatgtgaactagagaaaaacatttatttcataatgagatccccccccccccattttccctcgttttacttcaatgaaaggttacaattttgtgaatttttcgaatgaaagatctaaaggataaacgatgcagatttattttcacagtcacctttgctcatatttactaagggtgccaatattagtggagggcactgtatacatatatttgtattaattNNNNNNNNNNNNNNNNNNNNNNNNNNNNNNNNNNNNNNNNNNNNNNNNNNNNNNNNNNNNNNNNNNNNNNNNNNNNNNNNNNNNNNNNNNNNNNNNNNNNNNNNNNNNNNNNNNNNNNNNNNNNNNNNNNNNNNNNNNNNNNNNNNNNNNNNNNNNNNNNNNNNNNNNNNNNNNNNNNNNNNNNNNNNNNNNNNNNNNNNNNNNNNNNNNNNNNNNNNNNNNNNNNNNNNNNNNNNNNNNNNNNNNNNNNNNNNNNNNNNNNNNNNNNNNNNNNNNNNNNNNNNNNNNNNNNNNNNNNNNNNNNNNNNNNNNNNNNNNNNNNNNNNNNNNNNNNNNNNNNNNNNNNNNNNNNNNNNNNNNNNNNNNNNNNNNNNNNNNNNNNNNNNNNNNNNNNNNNNNNNNNNNNNNNNNNNNNNNNNNNNNNNNNNNNNNNNNNNNNNNNNNNNNNNNNNNNNNNNNNNNNNNNNNNNNNNNNNNNNNNNNNNNNNNNNNNNNNNNNNGTCACACTTGACtatcaaattattaaaaaacCATGGCAGATCTTATATTTATTACAAACACTATTTCTTTCTTTGCATGCATATGTAACAGGCATAACCAGTTACGAGACACCAGACAAGCTTTCAATTCATGGTTAAACCAGGCTCTTTTCAAAACATGCTGTGATTAGACAGAAAAAACAGACAGGAACTCATCACTGGAATGAAAACTATGTTATTTACAGTAGCATTGTCTGGGCCCCCAGACAGCCTCCCTCCCCTCGACCACAGCTGCTGTACAATATAAATGTGAGAGCCGGTCAGCCTTCCAGCCAGAGATGCTATGAGCCACAACATGAGGACACTGGGACTGATTATTATAACTCTGCTGCTGCTGACAGCAGGTGAAGGTACGGTTGCATTTAAACAATACAATATAACCTACAATATAGTCTTCATCTGTTTGTACTGGTAGTATTATTCCAATGAGCTTTTGTTAATTAATGACATTATTTACTACTTGCTGGCAAACACAAATGTTATGACTGCTGGACAATATGGATTTGACTTTGCTAAATGTTTTAACTCAACGTTGATCTTTTCCTCAAAGCCAATGACACAGATGTACAAGGCTGGACTTGTGGATATCGAGGGCTGTGCAGGAAGCACTGCTATGCGCAGGAGTACATGATTGGCTATCATGGTTGCCCTCGAAGATACAGGTACTCAAATGTTCTTCAGTGAATGTTATTGCATAGATtccattatattttattatttaattcatttaattttaaaggtTATTGTAAATAACATTACATTCCAttgtaaaggtcattgcacactgagtccgaaattgtcatacgttaaaaaataaatacgacctcgaGCTGTGTGCATCACGTTTacatccctgatagcacacgtacatctcggagacgtctatttgacgtctgcatttacatctgcaagacgtagtttgctcatctgcaatacgtctattggacgtttcctatcagatgtcaaatagacgtctattagatgtctttaaaggggtcatcggatgcaaaactcacttttacatgttgtttgaacattaatgtgtggcagtttgtgtacacaaccaccctacaatgataaaaatccacccagtggtattttttttcatctttaaaagtaaaattccactttttaaaatcagctcattctgagcttcttgttggtgtgacgacacacagacagaggccgctcccacgatagttgattgacatgagcgccttaccttagacccgccctcactgagctgaaatgGTCCAACTCCGAtgtccattgtgtgactcaggtgcagaggaaaataagaatgtctcagattgagcgattgaggtgttctgttgttggatgtaataatgtgCGTAGCAGTCgccatttactcctgacatctgagccgctgaagacacagaggattaacgttacttttgtttttgaaaggaaagcgcttcagcttcatccacagcagaagtgagtataagggttttttatgcatctttgcaaatggcctttcttaataatgtactTGTTAGCAAGTTTTGCCACTAAACGGTTaaacggctaaagtaaacattacggctcatcatcccacggcagagaggggcggggcgagcagagctcattagtatttaaaggaacatgcaacagaatagcttgctctaaaaagggctgcttttgacaaggtaaaaagtgtttttttacactaccactgagaatttttaaccaaagcatgttatagacttctcattaagaccctaaagaatcatatcaacttgtggaaaatgggcatctgatgactcctttaaaatgtttatgatttagaataaAGTAAAACTGACAACTTACAGACGTCTGctagacgtttgtacacagcagatgctttccagatcaagagatctttaacagacatcttgcagacgtatgtgtgctatttgggacactgcctccgaaactttcgtccgtcataaaaaagttcagatcaggttcgattttctgcattttcgcatccgtagcaagcattttgataggaaaagacgacgaatatgaaaaaaaaaacaaaaaaaaaacacacacacggaAAAACACATATggaaatttcggactcagtgtgcaatgaccttaaatgCATATCTGTCAACCCAAAaactaatgaatgaatgaataacaatcaatcaatcaatatcaATATCTTCAATTATCCCTGCCTAAAACGTAAAAAAAAGGATCTTGATTAAATGTGTCTATTCTTAACCTTATATTTCTCTTCTTTTCTAGGTGCTGTGCTTTGCGATTTTAACCTTTATGGAGAAGCTGCTGCTTCTCATGACGGCGTGCAGAACCTCTTCTTTCACAGAATATTAGAAATGCTGTGTTGATTTACGAATGTTAGCATAAAGGTGCGTCACAGTAGCGAAACTTCGCGTGCAGAAAAGGTCGTAAATTGGCAACAGTGGAGATTTGTATGAAGccactttcaaaccaagcagctttctgaTGGTCAGCGAGGTGAAATCACGTGAATTGATGAGTGAAATCTGCGTCACAAACTTTTTCGCCCTCGTGCAAAACTCCTGAACCCAGGAGATTAATACTGAAATTTGCCTGCGAAATTTCACAGAGAAATAAAAGTGACCACACCtcaagaatgatttctgaagcaaaAGGTCACCAACAGTTTGCACTATTTTGTCACCTTCTCAGTTAAACCATCACCTGAAATAACGCAAAAACGCAGCAAAACCTAATAAGATATAGTATATCCACATTTTGATTGTCAAAAGGATCAGCTAATATGTACTTAAAATCTATATTTAGATTGACCTATTGTTTATTATTAGACTGTATGCATGCAGTATATGTGTTTGGTATTTGCTCTAATTGGATTAATGGAGTCAAAGCAGCTCAGCTTTGGTTTCCACGGTGTGACCTGCATTGAGCAACAAGAGTTCATTGACCCACATATCTTGTAACAGCTAGCAAACAGAGAGCAAATGCAAGTTTGACGTCTTTTAACAGTTTGGTCATGAAGCAGCTGGATTGCTGAATGCTTTGTGTTGTAGTTTATGATGTTTcagtgaaataaaattattatttaaagacaTATGTACAGTTTTTCTTCAGAAAGTCAGttgtgtattaaaataaaatgaagagtTAATTTGCTAAAACAGATAATTCCGTTTTTTACAAATCATGTTTTTCAATGGACATCCACGTCGCATTCAATTAAACTgcagttattttaagtaaaaataactaaaacatacAGCTAACTAgcacaataaaaacatgataacataatttaaaaaaaattgaaaaaaaaaacagttatgtttttgcaaataaacttcaaatacaataaaaaaatacatttttttcgtGGAATTAAGAGTTATGTCAGAAGTGTGATATATTACATCTCGCAATTAATTGACTAATATTCAACCATTTTGATTTCTTTAAACTGTGCGATATAAACCTCTCTAAAATGAACTCTaagttctgagaaaaacacaaAAGACTTGagagtcacaattgcaagtaaagtctaaaatgtgagatgtaaattagcaaatgcgagaaaaaagttagaattgtgagataaaaagtcacaaattacctttataattttttattcagtggcaggaACCTGCTTCCATAGGCCCTTGTCTTATGTTATGCCAAAGGTAATGACCAGCTTAAAAAAAGTCTCAATAAGAAACCTTTTTGAGGATTTAATTTAAAAAGGAATCTGTATTATGAAAATTTGTTGGACTTTGAAATTGGTCGTATTCAGATTTACAATATCGAtctaatatacagtgccttgtgaaagtatttatacccctttatttatttatttttcacattttgttgctgccttatgttaaaactgctttaaattactttttcccacatcagtctacactccatgcatCATAAAGACAATGCATaaacagaactgtcacaactttgtaaactaattaaaaataaaacaaaaactgactagtacttagctaaagcacctacagcctcaagtcttttgaggtatgatgcgacaagattTGCTCATCAGCATtttgcaattatctgccattattCTCCTGaactcttcacctctcaagctctgccaGGTTGGATGGGGGTagacgcacattttcaggtttctcaaaAATGTTTTGATTAGGTTCAAGCCGAGGCTCTGGATGAGCCACTcaaagacattcacagagttgtctataagccactcttgctgtgtgcttagggtcattgtcctgttggaaggtgaaccttctgcccagtctgaggttctgaatgctctggactgggttttcattaaggctatctcaatattttggtacattgagctttccttctactctgacgagtccctcagtccctaccactgaaaaacagccccacagcatgaaaaaaaaatcttgtttctcacagtctgagggtcgcTTTTTGCAAATTCcgagtgtgttttcatgtgtctttatTGAGGATTAAGTCTTGCTACCCCACCAAAAaccccagatcggtggagtgttgcagtgatgtttgttcttctgtaaacttctcctatctccacatatgatcatggagcttaaCTAGAGtaaccatcagcttcttggtcaccactttAACCAAGACCCTTTTCCATGAATTCttcagtttggccaggagaccagctctaggaagagtcataGTTGTTTCAAACTACTTTCATTAAGAAATGCTTCTGTGAActttaatgcagcagaatttttccaGAACTTTTCCCCAGATCTGTGGCTTGatccaatcctg encodes the following:
- the defbl3 gene encoding beta-defensin-like 3; its protein translation is MSHNMRTLGLIIITLLLLTAGEANDTDVQGWTCGYRGLCRKHCYAQEYMIGYHGCPRRYRCCALRF